The genomic window ACACGCTTGCGCCATGAAAGCTGAGGGGGATTGCGATCCCAATCCGTGTCGATTGTCAGGTTACGTACCACGCCGTCGCGCGCGGCGCCGCGCACGGCAGGCCAGTCGCCCGGCTGAAGCGTCAGAGCAGTAGCATGCTCGCCTGCCGGCATTTCCATAGCAGGAATCGGCGAGCTGGCCGCGGCAAGTTCCGCCAGATAAAGATCTTCGGCCTTGGGGGCCCAACGCCAATTGACGTCGGCTTTCAGGTCGCCACTGAGACCGTCCATGCGCAACAAAGTCATGGAACTCCAACTCAGACCGAGAATGGCGACGAGCCCCATGCTACGGACCGCTGTGGATAGATTGCGGCTGACCAACAGCCAGACTGCCCAAGCGGTAAAGACAATCGGCAGGCCAAAAAACAAAACACCGATCGTACCCAAGGTCTTCTGCGACACAGCGACTGCGGCCGCGCCACCGACGAATAAGGCCAGCAAGCCCCACACACGTTCCTTGCGAGTCGCACTGCGCGTCAGCAGCCACCAAATCAAAAACAGCAATGTCAGTAGCGCCGTGTCGATAACGCCCGTGAAAAACTGCGCATAGATCGGCCATTCGATCAGGGCAGGCACGGCATATACGACCCAAAACATGCCAACGAGCGCCAACGCCGGCCAAATTCGGCCACGTGCCGAGGGCACGGCAGACGGCTGTGGAGGACCAACATGCGAATCCGACTCGCTATCCTGCACTTTGCCACTCATGACGATCGCTCCTGTACATTTTTCGCCCAACTGCCGGTTGCCACCTGCCCGGCCTGCGGCCGACGAGCCCCAGTTAGTGCTTCGTACTAGCCACAACCCCCTTGGAGTCGTTTTTCCGAATCCCAGTGAATGCGTCCGTCGTCGATTTCGGCGATCAGTGACCGTACCCAAACAAGTTCGGCCTCGCGCATGGCGCACGCGTATTCGGCTTCCAACAGAGGCACGCGACCGATCTGCGGAACAAGGTTTGTCATCACAGCGCGCAGCGCCACGATGCCGCAATCGAGTTCCCGGGCACGGATCTCCAACTGCGTGCGCGCATCCTCTGGCGCCAGATGCGCTACAAAACTCATAGCGGCCACAAATTGCGACGGTTCGCGCACAGGCTTCGATAGCAACGCGCGCAGCCATTCGAGTGCCTCGACGTCGCCGCACTCGGTTAGACGGTACACGGTGCGCTCGGGGCGGCGTCCTTCGCGGCTGGTTTCGACCTCTTCGATCAGCCCCGCCTTGGCCAACCGTCCGATGGCGTGATACAGCGAGCCCGCTTTGAGCTGTAGAAAATCGTCCTTGTGACGAATGCGAATCAAGCGCTGCATATCGTAAGGATGCCGGGGCCCTTCGCGCAACAGGCAAAGGACCGTCAAGCACCACAAATTGCGGGACGTCTTACTCGTCGCCATATTGGATTGCCCAAACTGATATAATTCATTTGAGATATACAAAGTTAATTATCTGGCGTCAAGGTTTCTCGTCGCGCCGACACCACAGCTCGAGGGGATATACAAGGAGAAGCCTCCAGCCAGGCCGGACCAGCGCCTGGTTACGGCTCGAACACGCGTGCGGCCAAATTCCAGCTAACTTTGCTCGTCGCTGGTGGTTGGCGTCTGGCTGCGAACTAAGGCCAGGGCTTCCTCGAAGTAGCGCTGCAGCATGAGAAAGCGACGCTCGTCGCCACCACGATCCGGGTGCAGCGTCTTGATCCGACGGCGATATTCCTGGGTCAGTTGGCTCTCGCTACAAGGCCAATCGAGCCCAAACACGGCCACGCAGCGCGGCACTTTTGGCTTAGCCCAATCGGGCGTACCCATGTCGCGGTAGACGATCGTCGAGATGACACGCCGCAGCGAGCGCAGGTAGCGGCGAAAATCGGCCACTGCGAAAAAATACCCTAGCGCTGGCAAGGCAATCGCCACGACCAAAAACGCGGCCAGCGCCGCAGCATCAAGCGAATCTGGCCAATTATGTGGAGTCCAGTCATCCATAGTCGGTCCGTTATAGCCGAGCCCATCGCGGGGACAATCTCATCCGTGCGTCACCATTGGTCCACCAGAATGCGTACTTGCAGGTCACGTATACATTATTGCAGATGTTGCCTGCGTACGCGGACCGCGCCCTTTAATGAGGCTTAATAGTCGGCGTCAAACTGATCCCGACGGCTTTCTATCAATGGTCGAAATCTTTGCACGGTGAGCCGGATTCGGGTACGCTATGGGGGTAACTCCCGCCGCGCCCGCAGAGGGTGCATGCCGCTCGAAACGGCCGGTCCTAAATTATTTCACGCCCGCACACCCCTACCAGGAGATTTGCCGTGAACGAAAGTTCAGCCAACGGCCTGTCACGTCGTGAGCTTTTGAAATCTGCCGGAACGCTTGCCGCCGCGACGGGATTGGTGGGCATGGCCGTTCCCAAGGTTCACGCGGCCGAAAGCAACACGATTCAAATCGCCCTGGTAGGTTGCGGCGGACGCGGCACAGGTGCGGCGGCCAACGCCCTGGCCACCAAGAGCGGCCCCACCAAGCTGGTGGCCATGGCAGACGTCTTCCCCGCAAAGCTGGCAAGCAGCCACAAGAACATCACCGAGCAAGCGCCGGATCAGGTCGATGTACCAGAGGATCACAAGTTCATCGGCTTCGATGGTTACAAGAAGGCCATGGACTGCCTACGCCCCGGCGACGTGGTGATCCTGGCCACGCCGCCAGGTTTCCGCTGGCTGCAATTCGCCTACGCCATCGAGAAGGGCTTGAACGTCTTCATGGAGAAGCCGACCACGGTCGACGGCCCCACGACACGCAAGATGCTCGCCCTGGCCGAGGAATCGCAGAAGAAGAATCTCAAAGTCGGCGTCGGCTTGATGTGCCGCCACTGCGAGGCGCGCGGCGAACTCTACGATCGCATCAAGAGCGGCGAGATCGGCGACATTGTGCTACTCCGGGCCTACCGCACGGCTGGCCCGACCGCGCATGCCTTCGCGCTACCCAAGCCGGCCGATTTCTCCAGCGAGCTTCTCTACCAGATTCAGGAGTTCCACGCGTTCCTGTGGGCCAGCGGCGGCGCGTTCAGCGATTTCTTGATCCACAACATCGACGAATGTTGCTGGATGAAGGACGCCTGGCCGGTCGAAGCAAAGGGTTTCGGCGGCCGCCACTACCGCGGCGACTACATCGACCAGAACTTCGACACGTACACGACCGAGTACACATTTGCCGACGGTTCCAAGTTGATGCTCGAAGGACGAACCGTCGAAGGTTGCCAATCCGAATTCGCCAGTTTTGCCCACGGCACCAAGGGTTCGGCGGTGATCTCGACGTCCAGCCACTGGCCGGCCAAGCCGCGCATTTTCCGCGGCCAGAAAATGGACAATAGCGAAGTGGTCTGGAAGTTCGGACCTGAAAAGAACAATCCCTATCAGGCCGAGTGGGATCACCTGATGCTGGCGATCCGCGAGGACAAGCCCTACAACGAGTGCAAGCGGGGGGCCGAGGCCAGCCTGGTCACCTCGATGGGTCGACTGGCATGCCATACCGGCCAGGTGGTCACGTTCGAGCAAATGCTCGCGCACGATCACGAGTTCGCCCCCGAGATCGACAAGTTGACGATGGACTCCCCTGCCCCATTGTTGGCCGGCTCTGACGGCAAATATGCCGTGCCGCAGCCAGGCATCAACAAGACGCGCGAGTATTAAGTCGGACTACGACCTTGTCGCGCCGGTTCCCACGCACCGCGAGACAGCCGTTGGCCGACGCCGATGGATATGGCGCGCGATTTAAGATCATTATTTCAACCCATAATGAGCGGGCCCGGTCTCTCTGCATCGACCGGGTCCGCTTTTTCATGCGCGCACACAAGCGTCTTGCTCGCGCCCTGAAGTGGCGCTACTTGACCATCGCCGCAGCTTGCTCGCGCGCGGCACTGGCGGCTTCCAGCACACGATATAGTTCGTCAGGCTGCAGCGGCTTGGAAATATGTCCGTCCATGCCGGCTTGTTGACAGCGCTGCTCGAATCCTTTGTAGGCGTGCGCGGTGAGCGCAATCACCGGAGTCCGATGTCCGCTAACCACTTCGCGCTCGCGGATGGCGGCCGTGGCGGTCAGGCCGTCCATGTCGTGCATTTCGACATCCATCAGGATTACATCGAATGGCTCGCGCTCCCAGGCAGACAGCGCCTCGCGCCCGGAACTGGCCTTGGTGACCGTATGCCCAAATAGCTCCAGCAGCCCGGCGGCAACCTCTTGATTCACGGGACTATCGTCGGCGATGAGCACACGTAGGGGCCGGCCCGTGCTCGTCCACGAGCGCTCGCCGACCTCGACCGTGCGTTCGTCTTCGGCGCCCAATGAGGCCTTGATCGCCAATTCGAGTTCCTTGCGCTTGACGGGTTTCGTCAAGCATTGGGCAATTTGCATTTCCTCGCAGCGGTTCGCGCAATTGATTTGCCCGGCCGGAGCCAGCACGACGACCGGCGGCAAAGGCAGTGCGGCTTGTTCGATCCAGGATTGAATCAGCGCTAACTCTACCGGATTTGCGGCCGCCAGGTCGACGATGATCACGTCCGGTCGAGCTTCGCTTTCGGCGTCGTCGAAGATCCCCGGCAACGAAGCGTCTTGCGGTCCTAGCGTGGCCATCTGCAAGTCGAACGCGCCCAGCATCTCGCCATAGGTCAGCATCGCATGGCGATTGCTACTGACTAACAGTGCGCGACGCCGCAGCGGATCTTGCCAAATTGCGCCCGTCTCGATTTGCTCGTCAGCAATCGCCCCATTGTCATGCAAAGCCACTTCGAAATGAAACGTGCTCCCCTGGCCGTACTCGCTCTCGACCCAAATATGTCCCCCCATCAGACTCACCAGTTGCGACGAGATGGCCAATCCCAACCCCGTTCCGCCAAAGCGGCGGGTCATGGAATTATCGCTTTGACGGAAGGCCTCGAAAATGCAGTGCTGCTTATCGGGGGGAATCCCAATACCGGTGTCCTGGACGGCAACGTGCAACTCTACGGCGTCGCCGATGCGCTGCTTCACTTCGACGCGAACGAGGACTTCGCCTTCCTCGGTGAACTTGATGGCATTGCCTACCAGGTTCATCACGATCTGTCGCAAACGGCCCGGATCACCGAGCAACGACTCCGGCACATTGCGGTCGACATGACAGGTCAATTCCAGTCCCTTGCGCGAGGCGGTGATCGCCAACAGCCGCGCGGCATCGTCCACGACGTCGCGAATTGCCAAGGGAATGCATTCCAGGTCCAAGCGGCCCGCTTCGATTTTGGAGAAATCCAGAATGTCGTTCAACAATGTCAGCAGCGCCTGTGCCGAATCCTTGACGATCGTCAGATTGTTTCGCTGATGTGACGAAAGCGACGTGTTGAGCGTCAGCTCGGTCATGCCGATCACACCGTTCATGGGAGTGCGGATCTCGTGGCTCATCGCGGCCAGGAACCGGCTCTTAGCATGATTGGCAGATTCGGCCGCATGCTTGGCGACGGTCAACTCGCGCTGCGCCTCGAGCAGCTCCTGAGCGACTCGTTCCAGCTCTTGGTTCGATTCGGCCAACTCGCAGGAACGGGCTTCGGCCGCGGCAGTGCGTTCTTCGACGCGCTGCTCCAGACTTTCATTCAGGTTCTGCAACTGGGTGAAGCCCTCGGCATTTTCCAGTGCCGCGCCTGCGATTGTCGCGATGTAGTCGGCCAGTCGCTCTTCGTCGAAACCAAACAGGTCGCGGACGTGCTCATGAGTGACGTACAAGCAGGCGACCGCGGCGCCGCGCACGTACAGCGGCGTGCAAAGTGCCGAACGCTCGCCGTCGGCGGCGGCACTATCAGTGCTGCGGACGCCGCCACGCTGCTCGACAAACGCCACCGCGCGACGCACGCGGAGCGATTCCTGCATTTTCGTTTCGTCGTAGGCGCCGGGAATGCTGCCGCTGACCGGCTCGAACCGTGACGCGCCTTCGTCTTCAACAATGCGCAGCACCAGGCAATGTTCGGCCCGCAGCAGCCGCAGGGCCGCGGTGCGAGCCTCTTCTTGAATCAAATTGGGGGACAACGCCGACGCAATCCTGCGGCCCCAGTCCAAAACTGCGTCGAAACGATCCGCCAGCGACAACGTCGGCGGGCTGGACGACGCTCCGTCGGCGTGCGGAGCCGTAAAGGCGTTTAGTTCGCCGAGGATCGCCTGGGCTTCGGCCCGGTCGGCTGCCGCACCAAGTTGACCTAATTCCTGCGCCAACTCGGCCTTGGCGAGTAGCGACTGGGCGTATTCAAAACGAGCGGACTGCTTTTTAGCGACTGCCAGGCTTTTGTTGAGCGAGCGCATCGCCCGGCGTTCCGCACCACGCATGGCCTGGATCAATCCCAGCTCGCGCAGGGCATGGGGTAAGTCATTCCGGCACAACCAACAGGCCCGGATCGCTCGACGGGCCGCGGCTTCGGCGCGGCGCAGCAGCGCATTGCGACGCACCGGCGTCTGGTCGCGCAGCGCCACGGCCTGCTGCCTGAGGATCGTCGCCAGCCAAGGCAAACAGGGCAATGTATACGCATTACGTACGCCCGCCGCGTATGCCAGGTCGATTGCCTCTTGGATCAGCTCTTCGGCTTCCATCAGTTGACCGGCCCCCAGCATCTGCAAGGCCTGTGCAAACAATACCTGGGCCTTGCCTTGCACGTCGTGACGCGGCCGTGCCAATTCCTTTTCGAGGATCGACTCCGGCACGGCGCCGGTCGCGCGCACCCACAAATCCAGATTGATGCCCGAGGCCTGCTCGTCGCCCAGTTCGATGCCCGAGCGATAATTCAGCTGCGCCTCTTCCAGGGCGCCGCCCAGATCGCCCAATCGGTACAGCGAAGCGGCAATCTGATAGCGGGCGATGTGGACCTGCCAGTAATCTCCGGTGCGTTCCAGCAGCCGGATGGCTTCGCGGCATTTTTCGATGCACGCCTCGAATTGCGATCCGGCGTACAACACCACGCCATAGTAGTGCAGTGATTGACCTTGGCCCGACCAATCGCCAAAGCGGCGGCGTATATCGAGCGACTTTTGCGCATAGTGGCGCGCGCGGCTCAAATAGCCCACCAGCGTCAAACCCGGCGCGTGCTCCGCGTAAGCCTGGGCCAGTTCGGGCGTAGCTAGATAGCGCTCGGCGAGGTTCATGTTGCGCAGGTGCGCCCACATGACGTGCATCAGGCTTCGACAATACCAACAGCCGTGAGCAAGATTCGACAGCAACTGTAACGTCAGTCGCTCGATCTCGTTGGGCAGCCGATGGGTGCGGTTGACGAACACGCGTGGCAAGCAGGTGTGCAAGAACGTGATGGCGCCCTCTTTGAGAACTTGCGACACCAACACAGCCCAACGGCGCGGAACGAACTTGCCCAATTCGCGCATGGCAGATTCAAAGCAGTCGATCGCTCCTTCCATATCGCCGCGTTTGAATGCCAGCTCGCCCAGCTTGTTACGAATCTGCGCTTTCGAGAAGCTTCCGTTGGCGACCGCCGCCGCAGCTTCGAATTGCTCACCCGCTTCGTCGTAACGGCCGCGTAGCATCAGAACTCCGCCCAATTCCTCAGCCACCCGGTAACGCATGGGAGCATCGGCCGACTCGGCGCCGCGTGCTGCGATGCGATATTGCTGTTCGGCAACTTCCAAAGCGTACTGCGTGCGGGCCTGGGTGGCCGCCTGCAGCGCGTATGGCAACGCAAATCGCGAGTCGCCTGCGGCATCGAAGTGATACGCGATTTCGGTGCTGCGATCGTCATGGTGTGCTTGCAGGTAAGCGGCCGCCTGACCGTGCAGTCGGCGCCGATCTGTAGCGGCCTGTCCGTCGAGCACCGCTGAGCGGATCTTGTCATGTACGAACACGCAGCGCGAGCCGTCGGGCCGCAGCCATACCAACCGGCGCTGCCGAGCCACGTCGAGGGCCATGATCGATTGGCTGGCCGTCTGTTGCGTCAGCTCGGCGGCGACGTCCAATTCGAATTCCTTTCCCAGCACGGCGCCGGTCGATAGCAGACGTAGCGCGTCGGGCGGCAGCATCTCGAGCCGGCGGGCGAGAAACTCAGCCGCACGGCTCGATGATTGCACTTCGTCAAGATTGAGGCTTTCGACGCGCCAGCCATCCACCTCGCGCACCAGTGCCCCCGACTCGACCAACCCCCGCAACACGGCCGACGCCATGAAAGGGCTGCCATCAGCCAAACGAGTCAACGCCGTCACCACTTCCTCGGGAAGCGGCCCCGCCATCGACTCCACCAGATTTCGCACTTCGTGCGGGGCAAAGGGTGAAAGCCGTAGGTGCAGGTCGGGAGCTACGCGGCGCAGCAAATGGTCTTCGGGCACTTCTTCGGTACGGAAGGCAACCACTAACAGCACGTGTCGTCCAGCGGTCTCGGTCTCCGTCTGGCTTTGCCAGCGACGGATCAATCGATACGTCAACTCGTCAGCCCATTGGCAGTCGTCCAGCACCAGCAATACTGGACGCTCGGCAGTCCCCAACGCGTTCAGGAAATTGGCCAAGGCGTGCAGCGTCCGCAGCTCGCCCGCCGCTTCCGGAGCAAAGGCCAGTCCGTCGTCCCCGCCCAGAACGCGGGCCAGACCGGGCAAGGCTGCTCCCACGGCCGGCGCATAGTCGCCCAATCGCTCGCGCACGGCGACCAGCAACTCGGGATCAGAGCTGGCCGCCGACAAGAACCCTTCGACCACACCTGAGAGCAATGAGAAGGGCAGCCGAGCGACTTCGTTCGTGCCTTGCCCCCACAGTGCCCAAAATCCTTGCGAGGCCGCACGATGTGTCGTTTCGGTCAGCAACCTTGTTTTGCCCCCTCCCGACTCGCCTTCCAGCAAAATCAAACCGGCCCGGCCTTGCCGCGCGTGGGCGATCTGCTCGTCGATGCTCACCAGCTCGTGCGTACGAGCCACGAAGGCCGGCTCACTTAATGTCTGGCGCAAATCTTGTGCGCCGATGACGACAGCCGGTTCGATCTCGCCACGGTCCAGCGCCTCGCGAATCGCGTCCAGGTCCGCCAGCACCGCGTCGGCAGACTGGTAACGATCGCGAGGGTCCTTGCGCAACAAACGTTGCACGACTTCGTCCAGGGCACGCGGCACGGCGATGCCCAAGGCACGCAGCTCGGGCACGCAAGCCGTCATATGATCGAACAGAATGGCGCCGAGCGAATTGCCGACGAACGGGGGGCGCCCGGCTAAGCAGTGGAACAAGGTTACGCCGGCCGCGTAGAGGTCAGACGTCTCGGTGACGTCGTGATCGATCGACCCGGCCTGCTCGGGAGACAAATACAGTGCGCCGTTAAGGGCCTGCGAGCGTGTACTAGGCTCGTCCAACTGCAAAGCGGGCGACGGCTCGACATCGACCAGGACAGCGGTCGTGATCGGCATCTCGTCCTTGACGATGACATTACGCGGTCGGACACCACGATGCAGCAAATGGTGCGCGTGCATGTCACGCAAGGCTGAGAAGATGGCCTTGCCGATCAATAACGATTCGGACACGGCCAGTTGCCGCGTCTGCAAGACGGCTTGCAGCGGCTGGCCCGGCACCTGGCCGTACACGACCAGCAGGTCGCTGCCCTCGCGTCCCACGTGGAGAACGGGAGCCACCCAGCGGGACTCGAGTTTTTGCCGATGGCTGGCTTCGTACTCAAGACGCATAAGGGCGGCCGGGTGAACCGAGTCAGCCGCGATCGTTTTGATCACGACCTCGCGTCCATCCTCGAAGTCACTACCGCAATATGTGCGAACTCCCTCCGATTCGCTCAGACATTGGCGCAGATGGTACCGCGAGCCAACGATGTGGCCCGACGGACCTGCAACCCCTGGCGGCACTTCTACGCCTGATAGACCTTCCACGTGCTCTCCAGCCGCGGCGATTGTCCGCGGCGCAACTCATTGCGCCAGCATTCGATACTGCGTTAGCCTGATCCACATGTTCGAGCCGCGCGTCTGGGACCACTCGCGGCAAATCCACCTCCTGAAACGTAGCTTTGCCGCATCACGCTGGCGGTGCTTAGGCGCGCCGTACTCGTCAGTAGCGGGTGGGGTAAATCACCCCCATAGGGCTTATGCCGACTTTGGCGCTTCTAGTGGTTGGGTAATCGAGCGACACCGTACGCCTCGGAGCATAATCCGCAATCCGCAGGCAGGAATGGAAGCGGCTGTCACTGCTACACGGTAGCGCAACGAATTTCCGTGATGACTGGTCGAATCATCGACAAGGACGTCATGCAGGAAGCGCATGCGGATTCCATGCATTACGCGCCGCGCAGAAAACATTGCTGCAATGACACGATCTGGTCGAGCGTTGCATGACAGGGCATGCACGATCGCTGAAGTCGCGCAACAACCCTTTGGCAGCCACATGAGGGACAATCCGTATGGCCGGCAGAGGGGGAATCGCGCGGCGCGGCGCGATTGCTTCGCAACGCCGCGCTGTTGTTGTCACCGATGGCGAAGCGAGCACGCAAAGTTTGCCTGAGCGGTATGGGCCGAACACACTAGTCAACAATTCGTGAACTTTGTTGCATTCGACACATTTTTTTTCTTGCAACGCATTGGTGGATTAGTAATAACCGAACTCCGTGCTCAGTGACGCTCGTCATTGAGGACTGCAAGCCCGGAGCACTTCCATGTCCATTCTGATCGGCGCGCGCTGGATTGGCGCTAACCGTGACAGAGCAGATGGACGAGCCGCTTACGAGTGCGCCGGAGCGACGCGTCGCCCCCTCTTCTACACACGGCGTCTATGAGCTCATCTGGGCAAGGGATTTTGTCATGGAACACGCAATCAGCCAGTTCTTCGCGGAACACGTCTCAAGGTTCACTCAAGCACTCGAAGACTTCGACCGGCATATCGACCGGCAAGCCGAGCCAGACTCGGACGCGATCGTGGCCGAGTTAACGCGTTCAATTAACGCTTCGCTGGCCGACTGCACGGCGCTCGAGGTGCAACTGGCCGGCAGCGACCCAAAAATCCTGAAGGAAGCGCAGGCAAGGTATCGCGAGGCCATCTGGCCATGGTTTGGTCTGAGCTGGTTTATGAATCATGCCCTCAGCAAGCCGCGCGGCTATCCGGGCGATTACCACATGCTGACGTCTATCTACGAGGCTCGGCCCAGAAGTCGCGGTCTGGGGGGCTATTTGGACCGCTATTTCCTCAATACGCAGCTCGGGCGGGCCGTTGTCGGACGCCTGCGACTGGCCCGCGAATTCCTACTGGCCGAAGTGGCCCGCTACGAGGGAGATTTTGCGGTTCTCAACGTCGCCTGTGGCCCTTGCCGCGAATATTTGGGTGGCTTGGGAAAAACCGAACACGGTCAGACCACGATTACCCTGGTCGACAACGATCCGCTGGCTCTGGATTACGTGCAAGCCAACGTCGCGCCGGGGCTGATCGGCAGCGCGAAGCTTAATTTCGTTCGCTACAACGCCCTCCGCATGACCTCAGCCGTGGTCAATGTCGAGAGGTTCGGACGCAGCGATTTGATCTACAGCGTCGGGCTATGCGACTACATTCCGGACAAGTACCTAATTCCGATGTTGCAAGGCTGGCGCGGATCGCTCAGCCCAGGCGGAACCGTGTACGTCGCGTTCAAGGATTCGCGACGGTACACCACACCGGAGTATCAATGGCTGGTCGACTGGTTCTTCCTGCAACGCACCGAGGAAGAGTGCCGCAATCTCTTTGTCGCGGCCGGATACGACATGGACGAATTGGAGATGGTCCGTGACGAGACGGGCATCATCATCAACTTTATCGCGCGCAGCAAGGTGCCGGCGTTTGTCCGCGTCGACGTGCCCGCCGCGCTTCCGCTACCTCAGCACGGCAACGTACCAGCGCACTCGGAAGAACCACACGGATCGTAGACGCCAGCGAGTACTTATCGTTGACGGCCGGCAAACACGATGAACCTCAAGGAGCGTGTCCGACGTTAGGGCACGCTCCTTTTTCATGCGCGTCGAGACGACCGCCGGCGATCGCTAGAACGGGCGAATCAAGCCTATGAACAGCGCGTCGACCTGGGTCCTGATCGTGCTGTTGCTGAAATCTCCTCCCACCAATTGGCTCGTGCCGATGTTTTGTGGAGCAGAAAAGGCGTGTGCCCAACCCACGTCGACGTTCCACTCCTTCCACCCAAAACCGTATCCAACTGTAAAGGTATTAGTCAGCGTCGCTGGCAAGAAGGGCGTCAGCGTTCCGGTGGGAACGGGATTCGGATGATAGACATAGCCGATCCGGAAAGTGCCGCCGACATCCAGGATCTGCTCGTACCCCAGACGCATAGAGACGCTGCTGGCCCAATTCAGCGGCAACGTTTCATTGATGGCTGGTGGAAATGCCACGTTCGAAGCGTTCTGCAGCGTGACACCCAGATTCTTAAAAGACTGTGCCCAATCGAACCAGATCACGTCCGCAGAAACCGTGCGATGGGGGCACAGTTTGCGGCGCACGCCCAAAGCCACCGTTTGCGGCCAACTGATCGCCACAGTTGAGTTGTAGGTGCTAATCCCCCCGCCCAGCGCGGCCGGTAGATTCACCTGGGCCGTGCCGTGCAAATTGAAGTTGCTGGCGCTTTGGTACGTACATCCGATCGTGGTGTCTTCAGTCAACAAATATTGCATGCCCGCCGACCATACCTGCGTGGCACCCGCGCCGTGGATATCGAGCAAAATCGGCGTGCCTGCCAGGGGCGCACTTTGCAGAAAATAGGGACCGTTCAGCGAGGCATAGCTGACGCCCACGCCAAACGTGCCGCCGATCGAAAGGCGGTCCGTCACCTTGTAAGAAATACCGGGCAGAATCTTGGTGAGCGTGCCGAACGAATCGTAGGAACGCGTTCCTGGAAAGAACGTGTTTCCGTTCATGTTATAGTTGGTCGAGAATCCGGCCGGCGTGAACATGCCGATGCCGATCGCGAAATCACCATCGGCGCTGCGGCGGATGTACGACAGTTGCGGCAACGGGGTGAAACCCTGGCTGACCGCGCTCTTGACCGCGCTCGTATAACGGAAGTTCGTTTGCAGTCCAACCAGGTCGGCCTCGAATAGCCCGTCCCCTTCGACGTTACTCATGGCGGCGGGGTTGTCGAACAGGATGGCGCCGTTGTCGGCGTATCCCTGGTTCGTTCCACCGCGTGACAGAGAGCGCGGCGACACACCGTCCAGGAACAGGCCATCGGACCAGGCCGTGGCTGCCATCATTAGCCAGGCGACCACCGCCACACAGGGCATCCATGTCCGCCGCATGGGACGCAGTCCTTTGCGCAAGGGAGAGTGATTCTCTCCGTAGCATCGGCGCGCCGTCGGCGCATTGCGGATTCGGCCACGTCAAAAACCCGCCTAATGCCCGAGTCCACTGCCGGTCGTGCGGCCTGGAGAAACTTTGCGGGCGTCGCGATAGGCGAGGTCGTGCGTAGCTGATGTACGCCGCTATCGCTCTGTCGCCACTGGCGTGATTTCGGACGATAAGCCTACGCCGACACTTGCCAGCATCCCGCCAGACGTAAAAGGAGTGGTGTCGCGAAGCTGTGCCGCGACCTCGATGAATTCCTGCTCGCGCAGCAAAAACGCCTGCACGACGTCGGGATCGAACTGCGTGCCGTTTCCTTCCAGGATAATGGCCCGGGCCTTTGCATGATCGAACGCCGGCTTATAGACGCGTTTGCTCGTCAGTGCGTCGTAAACGTCTGCCAGAGCCACGATGCGGCCGCAAAGCGGAATCTGGTCCCCTTTCAGCCCGCATGGATAACCTCGACCGTCGAATCGCTCGTGATGGGTGATGGCAATGTCGCGCGCCATCCGCAGAAATTGCGCGTCGGGGCGCGCCGTGGCCACGGATTGCAGCGTCTCGCCGCCCAAGATTGTGTGCCGCTGCATAATGG from Pirellulales bacterium includes these protein-coding regions:
- a CDS encoding response regulator, whose translation is MEGLSGVEVPPGVAGPSGHIVGSRYHLRQCLSESEGVRTYCGSDFEDGREVVIKTIAADSVHPAALMRLEYEASHRQKLESRWVAPVLHVGREGSDLLVVYGQVPGQPLQAVLQTRQLAVSESLLIGKAIFSALRDMHAHHLLHRGVRPRNVIVKDEMPITTAVLVDVEPSPALQLDEPSTRSQALNGALYLSPEQAGSIDHDVTETSDLYAAGVTLFHCLAGRPPFVGNSLGAILFDHMTACVPELRALGIAVPRALDEVVQRLLRKDPRDRYQSADAVLADLDAIREALDRGEIEPAVVIGAQDLRQTLSEPAFVARTHELVSIDEQIAHARQGRAGLILLEGESGGGKTRLLTETTHRAASQGFWALWGQGTNEVARLPFSLLSGVVEGFLSAASSDPELLVAVRERLGDYAPAVGAALPGLARVLGGDDGLAFAPEAAGELRTLHALANFLNALGTAERPVLLVLDDCQWADELTYRLIRRWQSQTETETAGRHVLLVVAFRTEEVPEDHLLRRVAPDLHLRLSPFAPHEVRNLVESMAGPLPEEVVTALTRLADGSPFMASAVLRGLVESGALVREVDGWRVESLNLDEVQSSSRAAEFLARRLEMLPPDALRLLSTGAVLGKEFELDVAAELTQQTASQSIMALDVARQRRLVWLRPDGSRCVFVHDKIRSAVLDGQAATDRRRLHGQAAAYLQAHHDDRSTEIAYHFDAAGDSRFALPYALQAATQARTQYALEVAEQQYRIAARGAESADAPMRYRVAEELGGVLMLRGRYDEAGEQFEAAAAVANGSFSKAQIRNKLGELAFKRGDMEGAIDCFESAMRELGKFVPRRWAVLVSQVLKEGAITFLHTCLPRVFVNRTHRLPNEIERLTLQLLSNLAHGCWYCRSLMHVMWAHLRNMNLAERYLATPELAQAYAEHAPGLTLVGYLSRARHYAQKSLDIRRRFGDWSGQGQSLHYYGVVLYAGSQFEACIEKCREAIRLLERTGDYWQVHIARYQIAASLYRLGDLGGALEEAQLNYRSGIELGDEQASGINLDLWVRATGAVPESILEKELARPRHDVQGKAQVLFAQALQMLGAGQLMEAEELIQEAIDLAYAAGVRNAYTLPCLPWLATILRQQAVALRDQTPVRRNALLRRAEAAARRAIRACWLCRNDLPHALRELGLIQAMRGAERRAMRSLNKSLAVAKKQSARFEYAQSLLAKAELAQELGQLGAAADRAEAQAILGELNAFTAPHADGASSSPPTLSLADRFDAVLDWGRRIASALSPNLIQEEARTAALRLLRAEHCLVLRIVEDEGASRFEPVSGSIPGAYDETKMQESLRVRRAVAFVEQRGGVRSTDSAAADGERSALCTPLYVRGAAVACLYVTHEHVRDLFGFDEERLADYIATIAGAALENAEGFTQLQNLNESLEQRVEERTAAAEARSCELAESNQELERVAQELLEAQRELTVAKHAAESANHAKSRFLAAMSHEIRTPMNGVIGMTELTLNTSLSSHQRNNLTIVKDSAQALLTLLNDILDFSKIEAGRLDLECIPLAIRDVVDDAARLLAITASRKGLELTCHVDRNVPESLLGDPGRLRQIVMNLVGNAIKFTEEGEVLVRVEVKQRIGDAVELHVAVQDTGIGIPPDKQHCIFEAFRQSDNSMTRRFGGTGLGLAISSQLVSLMGGHIWVESEYGQGSTFHFEVALHDNGAIADEQIETGAIWQDPLRRRALLVSSNRHAMLTYGEMLGAFDLQMATLGPQDASLPGIFDDAESEARPDVIIVDLAAANPVELALIQSWIEQAALPLPPVVVLAPAGQINCANRCEEMQIAQCLTKPVKRKELELAIKASLGAEDERTVEVGERSWTSTGRPLRVLIADDSPVNQEVAAGLLELFGHTVTKASSGREALSAWEREPFDVILMDVEMHDMDGLTATAAIREREVVSGHRTPVIALTAHAYKGFEQRCQQAGMDGHISKPLQPDELYRVLEAASAAREQAAAMVK